The following proteins are encoded in a genomic region of Microcoleus sp. FACHB-68:
- the purF gene encoding amidophosphoribosyltransferase produces the protein MIPNRTLSSEVQSAQSNDLPANTSNATEQVSPRPDKPEEACGVFGVYAPGQDVAKLTYFGLYALQHRGQESAGIATFEGLTDGNEGQSTSSSQFKGKVHLHKDMGLVSQVFNESILNEMPGDLAVGHTRYSTTGSSRVVNAQPAVVETRLGPLALAHNGNLVNTGKLREHLLERNCNLITTTDSEMIAHAIAYEVTSGKDWLEGAISAFHLCEGAFSLAIGTPAGLMGVRDSNGIRPLVIGIMETSPQRYVLASETCGLDIIGAQYLRDVEPGELVWITEQGLASFHWSKRPERKLCIFEMIYFARPDSLMHDETLYSYRMRIGRQLAMESPADADIVIAVPDSGVPAAIGYSQASGVPYAEGLIKNRYVGRTFIQPTQMMRESGIKMKLNPLKDVLEGKRVIIVDDSIVRGTTSRKIVKALRDAGAIEVHMRISSPPVTHPCFYGIDTDSQDQLIAATKTVAEIAEQIGVDSLAYLSWEGMLKTTKEDPNSFCSACFTGDYPVPVPEQVKRSKLILEKAGTV, from the coding sequence ATGATCCCCAATAGAACCCTCTCCTCTGAGGTACAGTCGGCACAATCCAATGATTTGCCGGCAAATACTTCAAATGCAACCGAGCAAGTTTCACCCCGACCGGATAAGCCAGAAGAAGCCTGTGGTGTTTTTGGCGTCTACGCTCCTGGTCAAGATGTTGCTAAGCTGACCTACTTTGGTCTTTATGCCTTACAGCACCGAGGTCAAGAATCCGCAGGGATTGCTACCTTTGAGGGTTTGACGGATGGAAATGAGGGGCAAAGTACCTCATCATCCCAATTCAAAGGCAAGGTGCATTTACATAAAGATATGGGGTTGGTTTCCCAAGTTTTTAATGAATCCATCTTGAACGAGATGCCGGGAGACTTAGCGGTGGGTCACACACGCTACTCAACCACCGGCTCAAGTCGCGTGGTGAACGCTCAGCCGGCAGTTGTGGAAACTCGCCTTGGCCCCCTGGCTCTAGCACATAATGGGAATCTTGTCAACACAGGAAAGCTGCGCGAGCATTTGCTGGAGCGCAACTGTAACTTAATCACCACCACAGACTCAGAAATGATCGCCCATGCGATCGCTTATGAAGTGACCTCCGGCAAAGACTGGTTAGAAGGCGCAATCAGCGCTTTTCACCTGTGCGAAGGAGCCTTCAGTTTGGCGATTGGCACACCGGCAGGTTTGATGGGCGTCCGCGATTCCAATGGCATTCGCCCCTTGGTCATCGGCATCATGGAAACAAGCCCCCAGCGTTACGTTCTCGCCTCAGAAACCTGTGGGTTAGACATTATTGGTGCCCAATACTTACGGGATGTTGAACCGGGAGAGTTGGTTTGGATTACTGAGCAAGGATTAGCTTCCTTCCATTGGAGCAAGCGCCCAGAACGCAAGCTCTGCATTTTCGAGATGATTTACTTTGCTCGTCCCGATAGCCTGATGCATGACGAAACGCTGTATAGCTATCGGATGCGGATAGGCCGGCAATTGGCGATGGAATCACCGGCAGATGCAGATATTGTGATTGCGGTGCCTGATTCAGGCGTGCCGGCGGCAATTGGCTATTCCCAAGCTTCTGGGGTTCCTTATGCCGAAGGTTTGATTAAAAATCGCTACGTGGGGCGTACATTCATCCAACCGACTCAGATGATGCGGGAGTCGGGCATTAAGATGAAACTCAATCCTCTCAAAGACGTTTTAGAGGGCAAACGAGTAATTATTGTGGATGACTCGATTGTTCGCGGCACCACCAGCCGCAAAATTGTCAAAGCCTTGCGGGATGCTGGGGCAATAGAAGTTCACATGAGAATTTCATCACCGCCGGTGACTCACCCTTGCTTCTATGGCATTGACACCGACAGTCAAGATCAATTGATTGCGGCGACAAAAACGGTTGCAGAAATTGCCGAGCAAATTGGGGTAGATTCCCTTGCCTATCTCAGTTGGGAAGGAATGCTGAAGACAACGAAGGAAGACCCCAACAGCTTCTGTTCTGCCTGCTTCACCGGCGACTATCCTGTGCCAGTGCCTGAGCAGGTTAAGCGCTCTAAGCTGATCTTAGAGAAAGCCGGCACCGTTTAA